TCCTATTGAAGACTTATTAACCAAAACAAAGGAACTAGCAAACGTTATTGCCTTCAATTCACCCATGGCAATTTCCAAGGCTATTCATGCAGTGAATTTATCGGATACGGATAAAGGCTTTGATACTGAGATTAAGTATTTTGGCGAGCTTTTTGAACTAGCTGATAAACAAGAGGGAGTAAGTGCTTTTCTGGAAAAAAGAAAACCTAACTTCTAAGATTATTTTTACAAATTATTTCGAAAAAAACAATGCTGCGGTATGAATAAGTTTGATAAAGCTTATCTAAAAATGGCTCAGGAATGGGCAAAACTTTCCTACTGTAAAAGAAAACAAGTAGGAGCTCTTATCGTAAAAGATAGGATGATTATTTCAGATGGTTATAACGGAACTCCTTCGGGATTCGAGAATTGTTGTGAAGATGCAGAGGGAAAAACACATTGGTACGTATTACATGCAGAAGCAAATGCTATATTAAAATTAGCTGCTTCTACCCAATCTGCAAAAGGAGCAACGCTGTATTTAACGCTTTCTCCATGTAAAGAGTGCAGCAAGCTAATTTTACAGGCTGGGATTGCAAGACTGGTATATATCAATGAGTATTCGGATGACGATGGGATATCATTCCTTAAAAACCATAATATTGAAATAGAACAAATTTCTGATTGTGAACTAAAAAAATAACACAAATGACTTGGGATGAAAAAATTAAAGATTTTGAAATCTTTCTTCGTTTCGAAAGAAATTTTTCAGAAAACACTCTAGACGCTTATGTTAGAGACATTAAAAAACTAAAGGAGTACGCTGAGGAAGACCTCGACAATATCGGACCGGATGTGATCGGATACGATAATTTACAGGAGTATATCTTCAATCTTTCCAAACAAAAATTCAGTGAGCGGTCGCAGGCCAGATGGATATCTTCTATCAAGGCTTTTTTCAAGTTCCTTCTGGAGGATGAAGCCCGTGAGGATAATCCGGCAGCATTGCTTGAAGGCCCTAAATTGGGATTATACCTTCCCGACACACTAAGCCTTATGGATATCAACAAGATTATCGGAGCCATTGAAGTGAACTCGGATCTGGGAAGAAGAAATCAGTGTATTGTAGAAGTACTTTATGGTTGTGGACTTCGGGTATCAGAACTTATTGATCTGAAAATTTCAAACATTAATTTTAAAGAAAATTACATTAAGGTGAACGGGAAGGGAAATAAAACCCGTTTCGTTCCTTTGGCTGATTACACCGCTGAATTATTGAACAGTTACATCAAAGAGGTGCGTTCTAAAAACAAGATCAACAAGAAATATGAAGATTCATTATTCCTGAACAGCAGAGGAACTTCCATGTCCAGAGTGATTGTATTTCTTATTATTAAAGAACTCACGGATAAAGCCGGTGTAAGTAAAAAAATATCCCCACATACCTTCAGACATTCATTTGCTACACATTTACTACAAAACGGAGCTGACTTAAGATATATTCAGGAAATGCTTGGTCATTCAAGCATTACGACAACTGAAATTTATACTCATTTAAAAACCGAAGAACTACGGGATGTCATTTTAAATTACCATCCCCGAAATATTAATATTGCTTAATGAAATTATTGAAATATTGTCCAAACTGTGGCAAAGAATCTCTACACTGGGATGGCGAAAAAAAATGGAGCTGCCCTCTATGCAATTTCACTTTATATAACAATGTAGCAGGAGCTGTGGCTGTTGTTATAAGATATGGTGATGAAATTTACCTGACAAGAAGAAACCGGGATCCTAAAAAAGGAAAGCTGGACCTAGCAGGTGGTTTTGTTGACCCGAAAGAAAGTGCAGAAGAAACCTGTAAAAGAGAACTTTTTGAAGAGCTACAGCTGAATATCGATATTTCAAATTTAAAATACCTTACCAGCCTACCTAATATCTATCAATATAAAGAGATCGACTACAATACGATCGATTTGTTTTATGAATACCGCGTGGATAAAAAATTCGAAGTTAACATTGAATTATCCGAAATATCGGAAGCACAGTGGATTCCACTAAAAGATATTAAACTGGAGGATATTGCTTTTGATTCTCAGAAAATATTTTTTAAGCAATATTTA
The sequence above is drawn from the Chryseobacterium daecheongense genome and encodes:
- the xerD gene encoding site-specific tyrosine recombinase XerD; protein product: MTWDEKIKDFEIFLRFERNFSENTLDAYVRDIKKLKEYAEEDLDNIGPDVIGYDNLQEYIFNLSKQKFSERSQARWISSIKAFFKFLLEDEAREDNPAALLEGPKLGLYLPDTLSLMDINKIIGAIEVNSDLGRRNQCIVEVLYGCGLRVSELIDLKISNINFKENYIKVNGKGNKTRFVPLADYTAELLNSYIKEVRSKNKINKKYEDSLFLNSRGTSMSRVIVFLIIKELTDKAGVSKKISPHTFRHSFATHLLQNGADLRYIQEMLGHSSITTTEIYTHLKTEELRDVILNYHPRNINIA
- a CDS encoding NUDIX domain-containing protein, whose protein sequence is MKLLKYCPNCGKESLHWDGEKKWSCPLCNFTLYNNVAGAVAVVIRYGDEIYLTRRNRDPKKGKLDLAGGFVDPKESAEETCKRELFEELQLNIDISNLKYLTSLPNIYQYKEIDYNTIDLFYEYRVDKKFEVNIELSEISEAQWIPLKDIKLEDIAFDSQKIFFKQYLNNL
- a CDS encoding dCMP deaminase family protein, which translates into the protein MNKFDKAYLKMAQEWAKLSYCKRKQVGALIVKDRMIISDGYNGTPSGFENCCEDAEGKTHWYVLHAEANAILKLAASTQSAKGATLYLTLSPCKECSKLILQAGIARLVYINEYSDDDGISFLKNHNIEIEQISDCELKK